The genomic window TTAATGACTGAataaagttataagcaaaaggTTCATggcttataatttatctttattcatcATATATATGACTATTAAATGTATCCGGTACATTGTTAAAACACGAATCTACAATTACTAGTTCCTAGTAAAGACTCCATTGATCACATACCCtaattatgtcccttgttacaGTTACAGCTTGatataggtttattttaaatatatttacttacctGAGTACAGTAAGGGAGTATAATTTGAAGTGTTATACATAGTTGTAACTCATaggtgattttattataaatatatatatatttttatttacaaagtatgttaatattttaattttaggaaATTTACCtcttttaaagaaatgttttagATTAGcgttaattgaataaattatacttatccttgaaattgttttattttaaccctagttaagaattaatatatatgtttgcaATTTGAATATTTCGTCGTAGTTTAGAAACAGTAGTAACCATTTAGATCCAACCATAATCCCTTTTAtggtagaaaatatataacgaaTCATATTCGTAGTATAATCGTAAttgataaagtaataaataataatgagaaaTGAGGATGAAAATGTTCCTATTCATATTTCATTGTAGTGACAGTTGACAGACGTCAGTTGACACTTCGCCACCGATTGTTAATTGTTAGTCTTATCTTTCTAATAAATCAAAGTGTATGTagacttcaaataaataattgagtACATAATGTGAGGTTCAATTCctaccatttaaaataaataagctgtATTGCCAAACAATAAAAGGAagggatacatttttaaattgtttttaacgtcttaataaattttcgaactcaaaataataaatatacaataagtaCTATGTATctgaaaaaaactattaatatatgaattactTATAATGAttacttaaagtaaaaagtatacaATGAAGTTATAAAGTACTTCCTATTTCGTAAAATGTACTCAAAATTGTGATCACAGAGTACATAAAATCTATATGTTAACGACTACGTTTATGTGTGACAgcgttcataaaaaataaaaatgacatatcGAATTATCGATTGACATTTGACGGCGTGATTACTGTGCGGCCATTACtacaacaaaacaacaaaaagacaaatataaaaagaacaCAACCATTAATCTTACTTTAGTTATAGACAAAATGGACAAAATTTGCAGCAGAAATAACGCCAATCCCGCCTAtcagttaaatattatgtatgatagTTAATAATTGTACTGGCTTAATTGCTATCCTCTTCTATACAAGTCACAAGTTTCAGATATCaaactaatattttgtaatttacacaaatatttctCCATGTACTCACTGAACAATAATTAACATGACGTcctaaaatatgtacaaatatggattaaaaatagttacttaaaCAGTTAAATAGAACTTAAATGCTAGCTATCTTCCCAGCTAACATGCTACCTTATTTATTATCAGAATTATGTTCAAATGCGGCTCcgcctttattttaatttgcgaCTATGCAGCACTGCAATAAGGTTGCCGACCGCGGCAATAAAGTAAAACGGGTGCCAagctaaagaaaaaaataagtaaattatgcgtttagtatatatgtacctaATTAGCAACTCATATAtgtgtactatatatataacgtacacagcttttttgtcattagacaatacaaaccgttaTATCCCTGcatattaaatctgtaatatctatgaaaatattaatttaaattgtatgatgtaaagggccataggtatgtatattaaatgcacaatgtcaATGTCACAATGTACTTATTGGATTAAGATTTATTCTGTATTccttaaaattgcttcgtaaataaacaattatttctcgtaaaatgtaaatgataaaaattgcttattttttattatcccTAAGAAATACCATCGCAgactttttgaagacctttttaaggtgtacaatgctgcagtacatacattattttgatctatatcctagggttcagccagcgtttgcaatgcactgactttgttttatactatgtagttaAGAGTCGATGTAGAATTTTGTCTATACAAACACATACATACGTTATACATACGTCATACATACGCGCATAACGCGTACTTTAAACTCATTACAAAAAATGtagatggttttttttattactataggTACATAcgctactaataataaattatttattaaaaatatatatattttaacaatattgatGTAGGCgattatttattacgaaataatctttcaaatatcaaacgtggggtgtttataaaaaaaagataatataacaacgaagtatcatttattttgataacgTTTTGTGataacatattcatatacaactttaaataaaatttgtcaaaTCCAGACATCGGATACAAGCAATTAAAAAAGATTACCTATAATTCATTACTTCATACGATTCTATTTGTGCTTATATGTACTCTGGTGTTTAGGTTTTCttcataagttttattaaaaggcATCGTTATTaactctaatatatttatatattgtttaggCATGACATAATTACACCCTATATTCTTAgctacgatatatttattttcatataattggATTAAACAATAAGTTATctatgtagtttataattaaaaaattaataatgttagtaTAAAATGTCGAAATGACAGATTTACTCATCATATATCATCGATTCGCCTATCTAGCTACGCAATAAAATGAACTTGTTAGAAATAATGATATGTggttattttgtatacaataaactatttaacatgaaagtaacaattaatgtttaaatatcacataatagttgtaaaaatattctctaaatattttataatatcttgtgGTCCATCGTAACGCACTACTTCTATCACGTGTCGGCCTAAAGCGGGAGTGCTAGCGAATTATTATCGATTAATTACTATTTCGTATTGCGATAATGGTTAGAAATCAATTCCTAAATATTATTCTCAATTCAAGACACGCGTACAAATTGACAGAAAAACATATCGTTCGAATAGAAGTAGAGTCGCATAGTAAGATTCAACCAGTCCTTAAGTTTTAAATTGtggttaatgtaataaaattttccatTTTTGCACAAAATTAGCCATCGTCCGTGTCACAGCTATATACAGTGATTTTGCTGTGAttactaattttaatcataGCTTATAgctaagaataatttaaaaacaaatcgaacattaatttcgttaaaatttatcTCTAATCTGCGTTCtctctattagaaaaaattacAAGCGATATTCCTACTCCTATTCATACTACCTAGACGTTATTTCAATTACTTAAGCCCTCACACAAACACGTACCACAAgaagtaaaatgtaattttacacCAATCAATGCGCATTATTACAAccgtaaaaacatttaaaaaaactatttcatagATTACAAAATTTGATCAACATTTCTTATAAGGCCTtgtgtataaaaatgtaaaatgtgcTATAGacaatttatatacttttttatttatttatcgtcgTGCTGCATTTGTCGGTGCTAGCTGACACGTGTGGAAGCGGCGTGATTCCTTCGACTCCGATGTTATTCATTCAATATGCAGGTGCGCATGAGAGCGTCCACGACAGCGTAAGGGTCGCAGTTTGAAGCCGGTCTACGGTCTTCCAAGTATCCTTTCTTCTCCTCAGCGACCGCACGCGGTATTCTGATGCTGCTCGCGCGGCTTGCGACTcctacaattttatatacatcttGAAATCCATTTACACCATTTAAAAGGGTCTTGTATAAGTTTTACAGTAGATTGTAAGCTTTGTAGTTGGTAATGAATTAAGATAAAACAAGTGGTGTTGTGGGACATccgattggaacgaagttgctttcgcttaatattacatactaaataatagacactatgaaataaattaaaaattaattgtgaaaaaaataaataaattgtgagttaaaaaaacaaaaataagttccaacaaaaataaaataaaaaagaaataatgggAATGATCCATTTAAAAGTAGCACCGACCTGCGCTAAAGTCGTTAATACTGGCGGTCTCGTGCAGGCCGGTGAGTCGCCGCTCGTTGTCCTTACCGCCGCGCGGGTCGTAAACCTTGATGTGCTTCATGTGCACCTTCGACAACTTGTCAATAGCCTTCTCGATCTCACTGCGAAACATTATCAACACGTTGTAAATTAAGGCCGACGCAGTGAACTTGTTTAAAGTTGATAGAGAgcaagttatttattttgtatttatgaaattatcagGTTACTTACATAATACCGTTCTCTTCACGCATCTTCTTAGTCGAGAAGTTGGTGTGCGCACCCGAGCCATTCCAGTCTTGTACCGGCTTGGGGTCAAAGGATACGATGACACCGTACTCTTCGGCGAGCCTGTGCAAGATATAACGAGCGACCCAGAGGTCGTCCCCAGCTGTTACTCCCACAGAGGGCCCGACTTGGAATTCCCATTGAGATGGCATCACCTCCGCATTGGTACCGGAAATCGGTACACCGGCGTATAAGCAGCACctagtaaaaataatagatacaaaatgttaaaatttgccTGTTTGGGCCATTTTATTGGTTTATGCAAATCATTCGTTAAACTAAATTCAGTACTTACTAAAAAAAGCCACACGATTCTTATTAACCGAGTAATTCACGATAAACGTTAACAGTTACTCAATAAATCATCGACCGACCTTCGTTCCGATTATTTACTAAGTAGTTCAAGCGATAAAGATACTATTAAattgtgttaattttaaattaataacgtatATTACAACGTTCTGTatcaaaacttaaaataaactgtatatacatttgtacccacattataaaattacaatcataTATGTACCTGTAGTGTGCCTCGACGAGATCCCTAGCGAATACTTTGTTCGCACCCACTCCGCAGTAGTAGGGACCCTGTGGTGGGGGGCAGCCGCCTGGTGGCCATCCGAAGGGCCTCAGATCCGAATCCAAGAGAATGTACTCTTGCTCAATACCGAACCAGGGCTCGTCGTCCTTACATATGTCATACGCTTCCTGACATTTCACGCGGTGATTGCTTTCTGTAATCATATAATGCAAATGTTAGTAAATTTTCCAAAGTTCGTATAATTGTGGTCAAATGGCTATCATTTTGAAGGAAACTATTATTACCCTTCAATACTGTTCGTTTTAAAAGACCTTCAACTTTAGGTTATAGTCACTTTAACTCATATTCGATTGTTGATGAAATGTTATATAACCTGTAGGCTCCATGTTATACTTGAAAGTGTCACACATCACGAGGACGTGGTTGCCACGACGGAAGGGATCCTTGTACATGGCGCGTGGAACAAGGAACGTATCTGAGTTGTGGCCATCAGCCTGTCCTGTTGAACTGCCATCGAAGTTCCATACCGGCAAATCTATATTATGcataagaaaatgtattatattatttatcaatagtaAGTATCAGAAGCACAATAGATGTTGAGTATGGGTACTGTGTGTACCTGTTTTGTTTAGATAAATCGTAATATGCGTTATTACTCAAATTTCAactcattacaaaatatatacaaaaaaacaacatttcagAATCGCTCAACAATTTAACACATGATTAccatacaaattatttacagaattcTAATTCTAGCGTAAATCTATATAGGTACATAAGTAGCTCAGATTCGCTACAGTTGCCAAAgtgaatatttacataaatctgTGTCCataaatttttatgtttgtttaattcCATCTTTAAGCCGATTAAACGTGGAACTAAACGTTTCGATATTTACTATTGTCCATAATAAAAAGATAAGCTATGTGGTTTCACTACTAGAGTAACCTTCGTTTTCGCCTAACATTACTGCGACCTCCAAAAACTGACTTAGTACGAAATTGTGCattgtataatttgaaaacacactgttacaattacatatgtttatatgtttatatatatatatatatatatatatatgcaaagtaatatataaacagttcGTAAATATAGAAATGCTGTACCAAGGCCTTGCGGAGAAGGTTTTGCAACTTATTACAcgacgctgttccaatgcgggttggtggatgaaCGTGTCGCAAAATGTCATCCGTTGCatacaagattttataaatcgttttcaaatcaaataaaaaagcctaaaatattatatccgtCCAAAATTCAGGaaatgttgttattaatttcTGCTATTGTAAAGTAGATATAGTTGATTACCGAGACTAATTTTTGGTTCGTTTAAGTCAAAAACAATAGTCTTTTCAATCACTGTCAAATCTATTGGAGAGCATAATCTCGATTCTACACTAAATTCATTAAAACTACTTAAACTACTTTTCTCAATGATTACGTAAGAAACGAAGCTAACTACAGACAATATGAATGAATCGTCGGTAAAACAACATTTCTACGTCTGCTGAAGTCTATATTAGTATGAAACCTTTTAAATTCTCATCAAAGCTATCCCGGTTCGAGTGCTCTCTTCGCTTGCATTGAACATCGAACAAGTGTTCTAGATCCTTCGGGAAAAAATATGGCGGTAAATAGAATTTTTCATACGTGTTTTCAAAAGTTTTCCATAAGTTACATCTGTATTTCTCATTCATATCTTCGGCTATTCGTATGAGCTTagctacaattatttatatcaattgtaAAATCATACACTTGCCCCAATAAAGATCTTTTCACTcatgaaggcgcgcccctccacgttaaattatggataaacatatataatctgtGTTTTAATTTAGAGTGGAGGGGCGCGTCTTCACGAATGAATAGGTCTATtatactcattttattttaataccatttaCTGTTACACTATCCATTGTCCTCGAAATGTCAAATTCCCGATGACAGAATGATACAAGTCGTGTGATAAACATCGTTATCATATGCGACATTATTCAACATATTAAATATGGCTCTTACATCATTTAGATGTTAATAAACttgactattttcaaaattttctaaGAAGAACcattgattaaattatagcaAAACTACATCATAGAATACGGTCTcataaaatagttttcaaattaattcatacCCTCTATCGACCAGACAGTCTTACATAATACTATCATAGATATTTACGGCAATTTCCAacgaaactgttttatttataaagagttgtttataaatattactgtatAAGTGTTGAAGGCCGAGAAATTACGCGAACTGCGCTAATTACAATAGTTAATGCGGACGTATTAAAACTCGCTCGTTTAACAGGAGTGTTGTATTTCATGTAGATAGTGGACTATTACAAAGCATGTTAATAGCGATACTTTAATGGCAGAGTTATTAACTGCTGTTTATTTTTGCGCGACAATTTATATGTTACAGAGTATTGTATAGAAGAATATCAGGAATTTTAAACATGTTTCTTTTACACATCGTGTACAGGGGTTAAAATGGCGTAAGGAACCGCtgagataataatatatatttatcacttttaattattaagaattatattgGAACGCAAGAATGCGATTTTGATGGACACGTTTTGAATAGCGTGACATAAAAAAAGACGCAACTAAAGAGcctcattttcataatatatttttaactaatagaGGAAATTCTCTATTggataatttatcttaaaacaaatagctaccgtattaaaatatagtttattcatatttaatgagATGTAACCGAGCAATAACAACTGCCATGAATGGTGTTCGTAAATCTAACTGATTCACGAACGACAATTGCTTAtctatattttgcaaataactTATCTACGCAGTTACATGTCAATAGACAATTGTTTAACACGTCgtaatatttatgaatggaAACATTTCTATgagtaataatgataatttatttaaatatcaaccaTTCACATCGTTGTAAATGTtcggattttaaaaattgacgtATCTATTCTAAAGCCCATTTGAATGGCAGGCGTAAACATATATACACCACTCAGACCTTGAGTTAACGTAACATCATAGGTAGAGATCCAAAATAACCTATGGTATTCATAATGGGtgaaaaaaatgcgttttgaatGACGGCCTAGTTATTTTCATAACTTTGGAAATTGATTTGAATTGGAGATACGTAGTAAAGTGGAACATTATTGTACTCtaaataaggatatattaatcaaaatttgtttgtattgcttaatataatagagctattagcaaatcgcatggaaaaTGCGGCGGTAcgaatctatggtttgtttatcacTATAATAAATAGGCGATACTCACCCTTTGACACTTTAGGAATAAAGTTCAAAGTCCGGTCTTTGCATCTCATGTGCTCCCCGGTGCCATCAATCCAAACGTATGTAGCTAAGATCCTATCAGCTGGGATTGTAAGGTCGTTGTAGCGACCCAATAGTGTCTTGGATAATACTGCGTTCGGAGAGTTGGTCAGGACAGGGCCCGAAAGAATCTTTGGATTATCTGtggattaaattgtatttagagTGTTATTTTAGAAACTAGTGCACATAGCACTGAAGTGACGCGGCATAAATacaagtcttattattcattaggGCCTTTAAATAgatcaattgtattttatttctcagTTCATTATTGctatttgaaacatttatatttatatttttaaaacaaattataatacatacacaatatcACATTTTTGTAGTGTATTGTCATTCAAAAACAACTAACCTTTTCTGTGGTCCTCAATCAAATCGGTCATTGtgacaaataacaattttcctttgaattaaattacaaaagttaTTTCAACGCGTTAAGAAGTTTTAAaactgattattaaataaatatctgtaaCTCTTTATGCAATGGCATGATTCATTATATCGTTGTTATGTGTGAAACaaaggattttattttaaatacgaaataaatgttTCATGACTTTTAGATTTGACGTTTATACCTACACaccaaaagtttttatttatatttgtaaattcgaCTCACCTTCTATTTTGACGTGGCCTGAATCAGCCAtcttgtgtgttttttttttaattaacctgAAACaaaggaaaaacaaaatatagttttatacattttttttttttaatcttatttacttAAGATTAATTTTTTGAACGAAATTTTgtcatcatttatatatattatattcagaaaatataaatatgtaattttataacgttGACATAAACCTTATTTGATatctaattcatataaatacgtattatatatattttccttgaCATTTATGagtgaattataaaatgtataaaacagtCGGGCGCCTTAACAATACGGATATAAAGCGAacattaatatacttaaatcaattgtttgttcgtttgtaatttttttttggaattattcTTGTTCTCATGAGAAGAAAATGCATAGTATACTATCAGTTAAAATGGTGTAAATGGTAtttgaacataaatataaaaaaaccttttaaaaaatagGGTGTGAATTATCaatataggtatgtattaattttattaattactgtcTAAGACATgtcacttatattttattaattttattatatatattttaacgcgcactaaaaaacgaaattattggaggttaagaatttattatcaataaaacgaAATCATGTTTCaatgttaatttgaataattttaaatttaatatatacatatatatacaaggtTAAAGATAAATCAATGTAAAAATAAGgaagaatatattcataaagtttatttatattttacaaagacGAATAGTATTATGCCTATATCTGATTTCGGCTTCATTCATATAGGTTTCATTTAGTAATTgtgatatttaataagtatcaaTAAAAGTTAGATAATACTCGCATTTCTCATGCATAACAATCAACGTGAATAGGGGAACGGCTCGCTATTGCTTCTTTTAAATTTctggaatttaaatattacagtttttatataGTACTCAAGTATAGCCGTGCTAAGTCAAGGTGGCTCAATAGCTAAAACACTTGATTCTTAGCCACGTTTTATGACTTCTAACTCGGCTAAGTACcgttgagttttcatgtgcacaatttatgtttataatcgtGCTAATCAGTGAAAGATATCAGTGtaacatattattcaaaaaccAATACAGTACACATAGGTAATCCTTATTGTAGATAAACGGAACATACGTATTCGTAGAATAAAGACAATGGGTTACAAAGACGACGATGCTGGCTGGGAGGGAGAGCTAGGTTAGAGGTGTACAGGACAAATATCAAATACAAGTAATAGCTTGTAAATGTCACTGTTGGgcgaaggcctcctctccctttgagaagaacgTCTAGAGCTTATTCCGCCACACTACTCTACTTCGTATTGgttaatacacatgtggcagaatttcattgaaattacacgCACGCGTTCTTAGCACTACACcatcttgtaatattaatgattattgtaatacttttaatgtataaaaaataattattatgttcgtTCGTATTCTATTCGTCCATATCATTCATCCGATTGTGTCGAAATTGTATAAGGTTCCCGTTAGCAGTGTGAAGGTTTCCGTCATAGTAGATGTGGTAGATACGATTCTATTCCAATCGCAGGAtgagtaaagacaaataaacatctTCGACATTTAATTGACATCTGGAATAATCTGTGTTGCTTATTATGAATTTgtgaaaaagttttataaaattggtatCGAAATTATGggcgtaaaattaaattggatataagTTCGCAAAggtttgtgttataaataaaaatatattaatcatgaacTGTTTGTGATGTATAATATAGCTATTAGAGGATCGTATGAAgtatataaatctaaggtttgctAATCTCTACTCTTTGTTTTTTTCGGTTCTTTAGTAGCGCGAAAGTCGTATAGTATATACACTATTtaggttttaaaaatacatttcaaagtcGGTTTAACGCATTTACCTAAAAAGGTAATACATTATTTGGCATAAGGTCACATCACACAAGTATCGATATCATACAATCAAAGTTTTttagttcaataaataaaatcaattctgTAACTATATAACTAGCAATCAACCAATATGAAATTGCAATTTgcaattattaatgtataccTATCAAGTCTGTTTAATGTTATACGAATcgtgaatgaaataaatatttttaaagcgaatgtaaaaataaatttattcagtgAGATTGgacaataaaattaagtcaaacaaaattaatattaaatatatatttttaattttaaattgtgtaaaaaaatctccttttaaaatctttttttactctctaatgaattaaatataacatataacaatgATGGCAGCAACaaaagtttgtaataaataattagaaacagttacgattaaaatt from Vanessa tameamea isolate UH-Manoa-2023 chromosome Z, ilVanTame1 primary haplotype, whole genome shotgun sequence includes these protein-coding regions:
- the LOC113400697 gene encoding glutamine synthetase 2 cytoplasmic, whose protein sequence is MADSGHVKIEDNPKILSGPVLTNSPNAVLSKTLLGRYNDLTIPADRILATYVWIDGTGEHMRCKDRTLNFIPKVSKDLPVWNFDGSSTGQADGHNSDTFLVPRAMYKDPFRRGNHVLVMCDTFKYNMEPTESNHRVKCQEAYDICKDDEPWFGIEQEYILLDSDLRPFGWPPGGCPPPQGPYYCGVGANKVFARDLVEAHYRCCLYAGVPISGTNAEVMPSQWEFQVGPSVGVTAGDDLWVARYILHRLAEEYGVIVSFDPKPVQDWNGSGAHTNFSTKKMREENGIIEIEKAIDKLSKVHMKHIKVYDPRGGKDNERRLTGLHETASINDFSAGVASRASSIRIPRAVAEEKKGYLEDRRPASNCDPYAVVDALMRTCILNE